Proteins encoded in a region of the Nocardia asteroides genome:
- a CDS encoding oligopeptide:H+ symporter, protein MIEATTSRESVRTPTVFGHPIGLANLFGVELWERFSFYGMVTILGYYLYYSATDGGLGLAKDTAVGIVGAYGGLVYLSTVLGGWIADRLLGMERTLFYGGVVVMAGHIALAVLPGLSGVGAGLALVALGSGGLKANASSLLGTLYPQGDARAAGGFTLFYLGINLGAFTGPLLTGLLQTRLGFHYGFGAAAIGMAFGLAQYAMFRRNLGTHGRRAPHPLAPGAAVPIIAVSAAAAVPIAVVWMTGVVTLDNLPEVTTGVLVVASAGYFTLLLTSAEVTPSERGRVRAFLPLFLANAVFWSLFKQIFTVLAVYSDERMNWTILGWTAPSSWIGSIQPVWVLLLSPLFALLWTRLGRRAPSTPRKFALGVIGMGVAFWLFVPMSGTTGRAVPALLVLAIMAVFAISELLLSPIGLAVTTQLAPEAFRAQMMALYFFSVGIGTSMSGSLARFYDQDHEFAYFGITGTVVVCAGLIVAAIAPWISKFMAGVH, encoded by the coding sequence ATGATCGAAGCGACGACCTCGCGAGAATCAGTGCGGACACCGACCGTGTTCGGCCACCCGATCGGGCTGGCCAACCTGTTCGGCGTCGAACTCTGGGAGCGGTTCTCGTTCTACGGGATGGTCACCATCCTCGGGTACTACCTGTACTACTCGGCCACCGACGGCGGTCTGGGCTTGGCCAAGGACACCGCCGTCGGCATCGTCGGCGCCTACGGCGGCCTGGTCTACCTGTCCACCGTGCTGGGCGGCTGGATCGCCGATCGGTTGCTCGGGATGGAACGCACCCTGTTCTACGGCGGCGTTGTCGTCATGGCCGGGCACATCGCCCTGGCCGTGCTGCCCGGCCTGTCCGGCGTCGGGGCGGGGCTGGCGCTGGTCGCGCTCGGCAGCGGCGGCTTGAAGGCCAACGCGTCCTCGCTGCTGGGCACCCTCTATCCGCAGGGTGACGCCCGAGCGGCCGGTGGATTCACGCTGTTCTACCTGGGCATCAATCTAGGCGCGTTCACCGGGCCATTGCTCACCGGCCTGCTGCAGACCCGCCTGGGTTTCCACTACGGCTTCGGTGCGGCCGCGATCGGCATGGCGTTCGGCCTCGCCCAGTACGCGATGTTCCGCCGCAATCTCGGCACGCACGGCCGCAGGGCGCCCCACCCGCTCGCGCCCGGAGCCGCCGTGCCGATCATCGCTGTATCGGCCGCGGCCGCGGTGCCGATCGCGGTGGTGTGGATGACCGGCGTCGTGACGCTGGACAATCTGCCCGAAGTGACGACGGGCGTCTTGGTCGTCGCGTCGGCCGGGTACTTCACACTGCTGCTCACCAGCGCCGAGGTCACGCCGTCCGAGCGCGGCCGGGTGCGGGCGTTCCTCCCGCTGTTCCTGGCCAACGCGGTGTTCTGGTCGCTGTTCAAGCAGATCTTCACCGTGCTGGCGGTCTACTCCGACGAGCGGATGAACTGGACGATCCTGGGCTGGACCGCGCCTTCGAGCTGGATCGGATCGATCCAGCCGGTATGGGTGCTGCTGCTGTCGCCGTTGTTCGCGCTGCTGTGGACGAGACTGGGGCGGCGCGCCCCGAGCACTCCCCGGAAATTCGCGCTCGGCGTGATCGGTATGGGAGTGGCGTTCTGGCTGTTCGTTCCCATGTCCGGCACCACGGGACGCGCCGTGCCCGCCCTGCTCGTGCTGGCGATCATGGCGGTGTTCGCGATCTCCGAACTGCTGCTGTCGCCCATCGGGCTTGCGGTGACCACCCAACTCGCACCGGAAGCTTTCCGGGCTCAGATGATGGCACTGTACTTTTTCTCGGTTGGTATCGGAACGTCGATGTCGGGTAGCTTGGCCCGGTTCTATGACCAGGACCATGAGTTCGCCTACTTCGGCATCACCGGGACGGTCGTGGTGTGCGCGGGGCTGATCGTCGCCGCCATCGCACCATGGATCAGCAAGTTCATGGCCGGCGTGCATTGA
- a CDS encoding amino acid permease, producing MRDTDEPDSKLRKDLTAWDLTVFGVAVVVGAGIFTLTARTAGNVAGPSVSLAFVFAAIACGLTALCYAEFASTVPVAGSAYTYSYATFGELVAWIIGWDLILEFALAAAVVAKGWSQYLGEVLGTTSPIVHIGSVSFDWGAVLLITVLGVLLATGTKVSSRVSAVAVAIKLGVIALVLVVGLTYFKSSNLSPYIPPSQPGEEGEGLRQSLFSYLTGAGHTDFGWYGLLAAASLVFFAFIGFDVVATTAEETRNPQKAVPRGILGSLLIVTVLYVAVSLVLTGMVPYTELSGGDATLATAFGIHGVTWAKNIISIGALAGLTTVVMVMYLGQTRVLFAMARDGLMPRKLAHTGKNGTPVRVTVIVGVACAVLAGFVDFGTLEEMVNIGTLFAFVLVSVGVLILRRTRPDLPRGFRVPLVPLVPVLAVLSCLWLMLNLSVETWLRFLVWMAIGFVVYFAYSRRNSLLRKTPAT from the coding sequence ATCCGCGACACCGACGAACCCGACTCGAAACTACGCAAGGACCTGACCGCCTGGGATCTCACCGTCTTCGGCGTCGCTGTCGTGGTCGGCGCGGGCATCTTCACCCTCACCGCACGCACCGCGGGCAACGTCGCGGGACCGTCGGTCTCGCTCGCCTTCGTGTTCGCCGCCATCGCCTGCGGGTTGACCGCGCTCTGCTACGCCGAGTTCGCCTCCACCGTGCCGGTCGCGGGTAGTGCCTACACCTACTCCTACGCCACCTTCGGCGAACTCGTCGCCTGGATCATCGGCTGGGACTTGATCCTGGAGTTCGCGCTCGCCGCGGCGGTGGTGGCCAAGGGCTGGTCGCAGTATCTCGGCGAGGTGCTCGGCACCACGTCCCCGATCGTGCACATCGGCTCGGTGAGTTTCGACTGGGGCGCGGTCCTGCTGATCACCGTGCTCGGTGTGCTGCTCGCGACCGGCACCAAAGTGTCCTCGCGGGTATCGGCCGTGGCGGTCGCCATCAAGCTGGGCGTGATCGCGTTGGTGCTGGTCGTCGGCCTCACCTACTTCAAGTCATCGAACCTCTCGCCGTACATCCCGCCGTCGCAGCCCGGTGAAGAAGGCGAGGGCTTGCGGCAGTCGCTGTTCTCCTATCTGACCGGCGCCGGGCACACCGACTTCGGCTGGTACGGCCTGCTCGCCGCGGCCAGCCTGGTGTTCTTCGCGTTCATCGGCTTCGACGTGGTCGCCACGACGGCCGAGGAGACCCGTAACCCGCAGAAGGCGGTGCCCCGCGGCATCCTCGGCTCGCTGCTGATCGTCACGGTCCTCTACGTCGCGGTCTCGCTCGTGCTCACCGGCATGGTGCCCTACACCGAGCTGTCCGGTGGCGACGCGACGCTGGCGACGGCGTTCGGCATCCACGGAGTGACCTGGGCGAAGAACATCATCTCGATCGGCGCCCTCGCCGGGCTCACCACGGTGGTCATGGTGATGTACCTGGGGCAGACCCGGGTGCTGTTCGCGATGGCGCGCGACGGGCTGATGCCGCGCAAGCTCGCGCACACCGGCAAGAACGGCACGCCGGTCCGCGTCACCGTGATCGTCGGCGTGGCCTGCGCGGTGCTGGCCGGGTTCGTGGACTTCGGCACGTTGGAGGAGATGGTCAACATCGGCACGCTGTTCGCGTTCGTGCTGGTTTCGGTGGGCGTGCTCATCCTTCGGCGCACCCGCCCCGATCTGCCGCGCGGCTTCCGGGTTCCGCTGGTGCCGTTGGTTCCCGTGCTCGCGGTGCTGTCGTGCCTGTGGCTGATGCTGAATCTGTCCGTGGAGACCTGGCTGCGGTTCCTGGTGTGGATGGCGATCGGCTTCGTCGTCTACTTCGCCTACTCCCGGCGCAACTCCCTGCTCCGCAAGACCCCGGCCACTTAG
- a CDS encoding ribonuclease Z — MSQRELVVLGTASQVPTKQRNHNGYLLRWDDEAILFDPGEGTQRQMTYAGVTVTGLTRIAITHFHGDHSLGLAGVVQRINLDRVPHPVDVCFPASGAAYYDRLVNATSYYHRAELRPRPITGPGPVDLPGAPFTVTAVPLSHPVDTFGYRLSEPPGRRILPDRLRALGMRGSIISELQQRGTVEFRGRTVSLDEISEPRPGQSFSFVMDTRLCPGVEELAADVDMLVIEATFLDADEHLAIEYGHLTAGQAARAAADAGVRTLVLTHFSQRYRDLDEHWAEAAKYFSGEIHIATDLARIPLPPKR; from the coding sequence GTGTCGCAGCGTGAGTTGGTTGTTCTCGGAACCGCGAGTCAGGTGCCGACGAAACAGCGAAACCACAACGGGTACCTGCTCCGGTGGGACGACGAGGCGATCCTGTTCGATCCCGGTGAGGGTACGCAGCGGCAGATGACCTATGCCGGTGTCACCGTCACCGGGCTCACCCGGATTGCCATCACCCATTTCCACGGCGACCACAGCCTCGGGCTGGCGGGAGTGGTGCAGCGGATCAACCTCGACCGGGTACCGCATCCGGTCGACGTCTGCTTCCCGGCGTCGGGCGCCGCCTACTACGACCGCCTGGTCAACGCGACGTCCTACTATCACCGCGCCGAGTTGCGTCCGCGCCCGATCACCGGGCCCGGCCCCGTCGACCTACCCGGCGCGCCGTTCACGGTGACGGCGGTCCCGCTCTCCCACCCGGTGGACACCTTCGGCTATCGGCTCAGCGAGCCGCCCGGCCGGCGAATCCTGCCGGATCGGTTGCGTGCCTTGGGGATGCGTGGCTCGATCATCTCCGAACTGCAACAGCGCGGCACTGTCGAATTCCGCGGTCGCACCGTCAGCCTGGACGAGATCAGCGAGCCACGGCCCGGCCAGAGCTTCTCCTTCGTGATGGACACCCGCTTGTGTCCCGGCGTCGAGGAACTCGCCGCCGACGTCGACATGCTCGTCATCGAAGCCACCTTCCTGGACGCCGACGAGCACCTGGCCATCGAATACGGCCATCTCACCGCGGGACAGGCAGCGCGGGCGGCCGCCGACGCGGGAGTCCGCACCCTGGTACTCACCCACTTCTCCCAGCGTTACCGCGACCTCGACGAGCACTGGGCGGAAGCTGCAAAGTACTTCTCCGGCGAGATCCACATCGCCACCGATCTCGCCCGAATCCCGCTGCCGCCCAAGCGCTGA
- a CDS encoding SDR family oxidoreductase — MSRLAVVTGASSGIGKATAATLAGKGYRVIGTSRNPGAIGADAVVPGVEYRALDLTDPASIETFAAGLGPVDALVNNAGESQAGPLSELPTDAVERLFQLNVLGPVALTRAVLPGMRERGYGRVVMVGSMLASFPMPYRSSYVATKAALRGFAVAARFEESPFGVWITAVEPGQIDTGLRERRTKYLAEGSPHTADFTTFMAKLDEKQAKGITPEKVATTIVGAIEADRPQPLYAVGSNAPALFALRRLLPRTVMERVIARAHGLSR; from the coding sequence ATGTCCCGCCTCGCCGTAGTCACCGGTGCGTCGTCCGGAATAGGAAAGGCTACGGCCGCCACGCTGGCCGGGAAAGGCTATCGGGTGATCGGAACCAGCCGGAATCCCGGTGCCATCGGTGCCGACGCCGTTGTGCCCGGCGTCGAGTACCGGGCGCTCGACCTCACCGATCCGGCTTCGATCGAGACGTTCGCGGCCGGTCTCGGCCCGGTGGACGCGCTGGTCAACAATGCGGGCGAAAGCCAAGCGGGTCCGCTGTCCGAACTGCCCACCGATGCCGTGGAGCGACTGTTCCAGCTGAACGTGCTCGGTCCGGTCGCTTTGACCAGAGCGGTGCTGCCCGGCATGCGGGAACGCGGGTACGGACGCGTCGTGATGGTGGGGTCGATGCTCGCCAGCTTCCCGATGCCCTATCGCTCCTCCTACGTCGCCACCAAGGCGGCACTGCGCGGCTTCGCGGTCGCCGCTCGCTTCGAGGAATCCCCCTTCGGCGTCTGGATAACCGCCGTCGAACCCGGTCAGATCGATACCGGCCTGCGCGAACGACGCACCAAATACCTCGCCGAAGGCTCCCCGCACACCGCCGATTTCACGACGTTCATGGCGAAACTCGATGAGAAGCAGGCGAAAGGCATCACCCCGGAAAAGGTCGCAACCACGATCGTCGGAGCGATCGAAGCCGACCGACCCCAACCTCTCTACGCGGTAGGCAGCAACGCGCCGGCCCTTTTCGCCCTCCGCCGCCTTCTCCCCCGCACGGTCATGGAGCGCGTCATCGCCCGCGCACACGGCCTTTCCCGCTGA
- a CDS encoding substrate-binding domain-containing protein, producing the protein MVVVDTVREEQAIRQMTERLVENYTETYPPEHIESTVGAARQKFEGRPVRQFVPILVERLVRRELEKSPEAEVQPATVALDDSTEPAATAPRKMPDLRELWSSKKRFAPYAVGAVVILTVIAVVLAVRQPAAEAPAAAPAAPLTVVRGVVGSEKMPFFQDSKVIDALARNGVRVEVESAGSRQIATSVDLARFDFAFPSSEQAAERIQRQRNVTAKYTPFSSPMAIATFTPITDLLAKAGALRPGPVPTLDLRRYLDLVRNGTRWDELPGNTAYPVRKNILISTTDPRSSNSAAMYLAAASYVANNNTIVQGPAAEQAVLPAVSRLFVGQGYTENTTEGPFNNYLATGMGPTPMVWIYEAQYVEATVRGQVDPEMTLLYPSPTVLSRHTLVPFGTTGDQLGRLLSTDRELQRLAAEHGFRTNDGAQFAKVAAERNLPVAADLLDVVATPTYDTLEHLLDGVTKSYN; encoded by the coding sequence GTGGTGGTTGTCGATACCGTCCGTGAGGAACAGGCGATTCGTCAGATGACGGAGCGGCTGGTCGAAAACTACACCGAGACTTACCCTCCGGAGCATATCGAGAGCACCGTGGGCGCGGCCCGACAGAAGTTCGAGGGCCGCCCGGTGCGCCAATTCGTGCCGATCTTGGTCGAGCGGTTGGTCCGGCGAGAGCTGGAGAAGTCGCCCGAAGCGGAAGTTCAGCCCGCGACGGTCGCGTTGGACGATTCCACCGAGCCCGCCGCGACCGCGCCGAGGAAGATGCCGGACTTGCGTGAGTTGTGGTCGTCGAAGAAGCGATTCGCGCCGTACGCCGTGGGGGCCGTCGTCATCTTGACGGTGATCGCCGTAGTTCTGGCTGTGCGGCAACCCGCTGCCGAGGCACCCGCTGCCGCTCCCGCCGCGCCGCTCACGGTGGTCCGCGGTGTGGTGGGATCGGAGAAGATGCCGTTCTTCCAGGACTCGAAGGTAATCGACGCGCTGGCGCGCAACGGAGTGCGCGTCGAGGTCGAGTCCGCGGGATCGCGCCAGATCGCCACGTCCGTCGATCTCGCGAGATTCGACTTCGCGTTCCCGTCCAGTGAACAGGCGGCCGAGCGAATTCAGCGGCAGCGCAACGTGACCGCGAAGTACACGCCGTTCTCCTCGCCGATGGCCATCGCGACGTTCACGCCGATCACCGATCTGCTCGCCAAGGCAGGAGCGCTGCGCCCTGGGCCGGTGCCGACGCTCGACCTGCGCCGCTACCTCGATCTGGTGCGCAACGGCACACGCTGGGACGAACTTCCCGGCAACACCGCATACCCCGTGCGCAAGAACATCCTGATCTCGACCACCGACCCGCGCAGCTCCAACTCCGCCGCGATGTATCTGGCCGCGGCGAGCTACGTCGCGAACAACAACACGATCGTGCAGGGTCCGGCCGCCGAGCAAGCCGTCCTGCCCGCGGTGTCACGACTTTTCGTCGGCCAGGGCTACACCGAGAACACCACCGAGGGACCGTTCAACAACTACCTCGCCACGGGTATGGGTCCCACACCGATGGTTTGGATCTACGAGGCGCAGTACGTCGAGGCCACCGTGCGCGGGCAAGTCGACCCCGAGATGACGCTGCTGTATCCCTCCCCGACGGTGTTGTCCCGGCACACGCTGGTGCCCTTCGGCACGACGGGTGACCAGCTGGGCCGCCTGCTGTCCACCGACCGGGAGTTGCAGCGGCTGGCCGCCGAGCACGGCTTCCGCACCAACGACGGCGCCCAGTTCGCGAAGGTCGCCGCCGAACGCAACCTACCGGTGGCCGCGGACTTGCTCGACGTGGTCGCGACCCCGACCTACGACACCCTGGAGCATCTGCTCGACGGAGTCACCAAGTCCTACAACTGA
- a CDS encoding DUF305 domain-containing protein, with translation MFITRTRTILALTAAAAVSLTGCGDADTGHTTEHDTSTTTSAATSVPASAEYNDADVMFLQMMYPHHAQAVEMAALVPSHTDNQQLRALAAKVEQAQAPEMRQITDLLESFGKQAPAASEGHGGHGMPGMMSAEQMAALRAASGPDFDRQWLTMMIEHHTGAIAMAETELADGANPDAKALARTIIAAQQSEIEQMRAMLGQG, from the coding sequence ATGTTCATCACCCGTACCCGCACAATTCTCGCCCTCACCGCGGCAGCAGCGGTGAGCCTGACCGGCTGCGGTGACGCCGACACCGGGCACACCACCGAACACGACACGTCGACGACCACCTCGGCTGCCACGAGCGTCCCGGCGAGCGCCGAGTACAACGACGCCGACGTGATGTTCCTGCAAATGATGTATCCGCATCACGCCCAGGCCGTCGAGATGGCGGCACTGGTGCCGAGTCACACCGACAACCAGCAGTTGCGTGCGCTGGCCGCGAAGGTGGAGCAGGCACAGGCTCCGGAGATGCGGCAGATCACCGATCTGTTGGAGAGCTTCGGCAAGCAGGCCCCCGCCGCGAGCGAGGGGCACGGCGGCCACGGTATGCCCGGCATGATGTCCGCCGAACAGATGGCGGCGTTGCGAGCGGCATCCGGTCCGGACTTCGATCGCCAGTGGCTGACCATGATGATCGAGCACCACACGGGCGCGATCGCCATGGCCGAAACCGAACTGGCCGACGGTGCGAACCCCGACGCGAAAGCGCTCGCCCGCACGATCATCGCCGCCCAGCAGTCGGAGATCGAACAGATGCGCGCCATGCTCGGCCAGGGCTGA
- a CDS encoding methyltransferase: MGNVEDVLSRLRRYPDVEALNLYAVDAADRLILDVAADALATVDNGKVAVIGDAYGALTLGAIAGHDLRDVRVHQDLLTGELALANNARAAGLADRYTAHPLGAGLLRGVQVVLLRLPRVLAGLAEAADAIARYADPAVEVFAGGRDKYLTKSMNDVLAQSFSEVRASRGRQKSRTLLVTGPKPVADKPFPVRDRLEELGLDVVAHGAAFSGARLDIGTRFLLDHLRLMKPDAREAIDLGCGTGILAVTLATARPGIKVTATDQSAAAVASARATAEANGVADRVCVVRDDAMSSAADNSADLVLCNPPFHIGAAVHTGSAIKMFAETGRVLRPGGELWTVYNSHLNYRAVVERMVGRTEVMGRNRKFTVTRSVRGLHDPRQR; this comes from the coding sequence GTGGGAAATGTCGAGGACGTACTGAGCCGGCTGCGGCGGTATCCGGACGTGGAGGCGCTGAACCTCTACGCCGTGGATGCCGCTGATCGGTTGATCCTCGACGTCGCGGCCGACGCCCTGGCGACTGTGGATAACGGAAAAGTAGCCGTCATCGGTGACGCCTATGGCGCGCTGACGCTCGGCGCCATCGCGGGGCATGATCTGCGCGACGTCCGAGTACATCAGGATCTGCTCACCGGCGAACTCGCGCTCGCCAACAACGCCCGCGCGGCCGGGCTGGCGGATCGCTACACCGCGCACCCGCTCGGTGCCGGATTGCTGCGAGGTGTCCAGGTGGTCCTGCTCCGCCTGCCCCGGGTGCTGGCCGGGCTGGCCGAGGCCGCCGACGCGATCGCGCGCTACGCCGATCCGGCGGTCGAGGTGTTCGCGGGTGGCCGGGACAAGTATCTGACCAAGTCGATGAACGACGTCCTGGCCCAGTCTTTCTCCGAGGTGCGCGCCAGCCGCGGCAGGCAGAAGTCACGGACCCTGCTGGTGACCGGGCCCAAACCGGTCGCGGACAAGCCGTTTCCGGTGCGCGATCGGTTGGAGGAACTGGGTCTCGACGTGGTCGCGCACGGTGCGGCTTTCTCCGGTGCGCGCTTGGACATCGGCACCAGATTCCTGCTCGATCACCTGCGACTGATGAAGCCCGACGCGCGGGAGGCCATCGATCTCGGCTGCGGCACCGGCATCCTGGCCGTCACGCTGGCCACCGCACGGCCGGGAATCAAGGTGACCGCCACGGATCAATCCGCCGCCGCGGTCGCATCGGCGCGGGCCACCGCCGAGGCGAACGGGGTCGCCGACCGGGTGTGCGTCGTGCGCGACGACGCCATGTCCTCGGCCGCGGACAACAGCGCCGATCTGGTGCTGTGCAACCCGCCGTTCCATATCGGCGCGGCCGTGCACACCGGATCGGCGATCAAGATGTTCGCCGAGACGGGTCGGGTGCTGCGCCCCGGCGGGGAATTGTGGACGGTGTACAACTCGCATCTCAACTATCGGGCGGTGGTCGAACGGATGGTGGGCCGGACCGAGGTGATGGGGCGCAACCGGAAATTCACGGTGACTCGTTCGGTGCGTGGCTTGCACGACCCGCGGCAGCGGTAG
- a CDS encoding Bax inhibitor-1/YccA family protein, translating into MRTTSNPVFRNLPRQEGGGYANFGSGVTAAGQFGNQYGQQPQQYGQYPQQYQQAPPTTRAMTIDDVVTKTGITLAVLALSAIVSYGLTNANTSLAPLFVIVGGLVGLVLVLIATFANKMDNPVLVLSYAVAEGLFLGALSFMFTNVEFGGVGGSALIGQAVLGTFGVFAGMLVVYKTGAIRVTPRFTRIIVGAMIGILVLALGNVVASFFIDGGLGLRDGGPLAIVFSLVIIAIAAFSFLLDFDAADQLIRAQAPERAAWGVALGLTITLVWLYVEILRLLSYFQND; encoded by the coding sequence ATGCGTACCACGAGCAATCCGGTTTTCAGGAACCTGCCCAGGCAGGAGGGCGGTGGATACGCCAACTTCGGTTCCGGTGTGACCGCCGCGGGACAGTTCGGCAACCAGTACGGCCAGCAACCCCAGCAGTACGGCCAATATCCGCAGCAGTACCAGCAGGCTCCGCCCACCACGCGGGCGATGACCATCGACGACGTGGTGACCAAGACGGGCATCACCCTCGCGGTGCTGGCCCTGTCCGCGATCGTCTCCTACGGCCTCACCAACGCGAACACCTCGCTCGCGCCGCTGTTCGTGATCGTCGGCGGCCTGGTCGGTCTGGTGCTGGTGCTGATCGCGACCTTCGCGAACAAGATGGACAACCCGGTGCTGGTGTTGTCCTACGCCGTCGCCGAGGGCCTGTTCCTCGGGGCGCTGTCGTTCATGTTCACCAACGTCGAGTTCGGTGGAGTCGGCGGTAGCGCGCTGATCGGTCAGGCCGTGCTCGGCACGTTCGGTGTCTTCGCGGGCATGCTGGTGGTCTACAAGACCGGCGCCATCCGGGTGACGCCGCGATTCACCAGGATCATCGTCGGCGCCATGATCGGCATCCTGGTGCTGGCGCTGGGCAACGTGGTCGCGAGCTTCTTCATCGACGGCGGTCTCGGCCTGCGCGACGGCGGCCCGCTGGCGATCGTCTTCAGCCTGGTGATCATCGCCATCGCCGCGTTCAGCTTCCTGCTCGACTTCGACGCCGCCGATCAGCTGATCCGCGCGCAGGCTCCCGAGCGGGCGGCCTGGGGCGTCGCCCTCGGCCTCACCATCACCCTGGTGTGGCTGTACGTCGAGATCCTGCGGCTGCTGAGCTACTTCCAGAACGACTAG
- a CDS encoding acetyl-CoA C-acetyltransferase, whose protein sequence is MPEAVIVSTARSPIGRARKGSLVDLRPDDLTTQIVRAALDKVPALDPTQIDDLILGCGSPGGEQGFNIARVVAVQLGYDFVPGTTVHRYCASSLQSTRMAFHAIKAGEGDVFISAGVETVSRYVNGSADSWPNTQNPLFAEAQERTAKTAEGGAGIWHDPREDSLIPDVYIAMGQTAENVATSTGITREDQDRWGVRSQNRAEEAIKNGFFEREITPVTLPDGTVISKDDGPRAGVTYEAVSALKPVFRPDGTVTAGNCCPLNDGAAALVVMSDTKAEELGLTPLARIVSTGVSGLSPEIMGLGPIEACKRALALAGMTIDDIDLVEINEAFAVQVLGSARELKIDEDKLNVSGGAIALGHPFGMTGARITTTLINNLQTHDKQFGLETMCVGGGQGMAMVIERLS, encoded by the coding sequence ATGCCTGAGGCCGTCATCGTTTCGACCGCGCGCTCCCCGATCGGCCGTGCCCGCAAGGGCTCGCTGGTCGACCTGCGGCCCGACGATCTGACCACGCAGATTGTGCGGGCAGCGCTCGACAAGGTGCCTGCCCTGGACCCGACCCAGATCGACGACCTGATCCTGGGCTGCGGCTCGCCGGGCGGTGAGCAGGGCTTCAACATCGCCCGCGTGGTCGCCGTACAGCTCGGCTACGACTTCGTGCCCGGCACCACCGTGCACCGCTACTGCGCTTCGTCGCTGCAGTCCACCCGGATGGCGTTCCACGCGATCAAGGCGGGCGAGGGCGACGTATTCATCTCCGCGGGTGTGGAGACCGTGTCGCGGTATGTGAACGGATCGGCCGACAGCTGGCCGAACACGCAGAACCCCCTGTTCGCCGAGGCGCAGGAGCGCACCGCGAAGACCGCCGAGGGCGGGGCGGGCATCTGGCACGACCCGCGTGAGGACAGCCTGATCCCCGACGTCTACATCGCGATGGGACAGACCGCCGAGAACGTCGCGACCTCCACCGGCATCACCCGCGAAGACCAGGATCGCTGGGGCGTGCGCTCGCAGAACCGCGCCGAGGAGGCGATCAAGAACGGCTTCTTCGAGCGGGAGATCACTCCGGTGACGCTGCCGGACGGCACGGTGATCAGCAAGGACGACGGCCCGCGCGCCGGCGTCACCTACGAGGCGGTCTCCGCGCTGAAGCCGGTCTTCCGCCCGGACGGCACCGTCACCGCGGGCAACTGCTGCCCGCTCAACGACGGCGCGGCGGCGCTGGTCGTCATGAGCGACACCAAGGCCGAGGAGCTCGGACTGACGCCGCTGGCGCGAATCGTGTCCACCGGCGTGTCGGGCCTGTCGCCGGAGATCATGGGCCTGGGCCCGATCGAGGCGTGCAAGCGCGCGCTGGCGCTGGCGGGCATGACCATCGACGACATCGACCTGGTCGAGATCAACGAGGCGTTCGCGGTGCAGGTGCTCGGCTCGGCGCGGGAGCTGAAGATCGACGAGGACAAGCTGAACGTCTCCGGTGGCGCGATCGCGTTGGGCCACCCGTTCGGCATGACCGGCGCCCGGATCACCACCACGCTGATCAACAACCTGCAGACCCACGACAAGCAGTTCGGTCTGGAGACCATGTGCGTCGGCGGCGGCCAGGGCATGGCGATGGTCATCGAGCGTTTGAGCTGA
- a CDS encoding SGNH/GDSL hydrolase family protein has protein sequence MTSAAAVLAGSGAGTAWWATYRLLMAQAGVARGMIGRDTSKPPEADGIYTPGCGAPEPWRTGKHADLHLMIFGDSTAAGLGCLVPDEVPGVRLARGLAEATGQRIRLSTKAICGATSKGLAGQVDAMFVAGPPPDAAVILIGANDVTKKHSIRASARRLAAAVARLRRADAVVVVGTCPNLGTVTAIPQPLRTVVHNWSVRLAKAQHVATTVAGGHPVRVGYLLAPEFRAAPELLFAADGFHPSAAGYELAAARLLPVLMDALGGTPASGTPQRDVDSIRTRE, from the coding sequence ATGACCAGCGCCGCGGCCGTGCTGGCCGGCTCGGGCGCGGGCACCGCGTGGTGGGCGACCTACCGTCTGCTCATGGCGCAGGCGGGCGTGGCGCGCGGCATGATCGGCCGGGACACCTCGAAGCCGCCGGAGGCGGACGGCATCTACACTCCCGGCTGCGGGGCGCCCGAGCCGTGGCGCACGGGGAAGCACGCCGACCTGCATCTGATGATCTTCGGCGATTCCACCGCGGCCGGCCTCGGCTGCCTGGTGCCCGACGAGGTGCCGGGCGTACGCCTGGCCCGGGGGCTCGCCGAGGCGACGGGGCAGCGGATCCGGTTGAGCACCAAGGCGATCTGCGGCGCCACCTCCAAGGGCCTGGCCGGTCAGGTGGACGCCATGTTCGTCGCCGGTCCGCCGCCGGACGCCGCGGTCATCCTCATCGGCGCCAACGACGTCACCAAGAAGCACTCGATCCGCGCCTCCGCGCGCAGGCTCGCCGCGGCGGTCGCCCGGTTGCGCCGCGCCGACGCGGTCGTAGTGGTCGGTACCTGCCCGAATCTCGGCACCGTGACGGCCATTCCACAGCCACTGCGCACCGTCGTGCACAACTGGAGCGTGCGGCTGGCCAAGGCGCAGCACGTGGCGACGACGGTCGCGGGCGGACACCCGGTGCGTGTGGGCTACCTGCTCGCCCCCGAGTTCCGGGCCGCGCCCGAACTGCTTTTCGCCGCCGACGGCTTCCACCCGTCGGCGGCTGGTTACGAGCTGGCCGCGGCGCGGTTGCTGCCAGTGTTGATGGACGCGCTGGGCGGGACACCCGCTTCCGGTACTCCACAGCGGGACGTAGATTCGATACGAACCCGTGAGTAA